A single genomic interval of Piliocolobus tephrosceles isolate RC106 unplaced genomic scaffold, ASM277652v3 unscaffolded_40740, whole genome shotgun sequence harbors:
- the LOC113223296 gene encoding uncharacterized protein LOC113223296, with amino-acid sequence MNHLSQYETPTVYTVKTTKQHANFHIPLGILSETHRARCLPALPAASCLLSLSLPPPRPHHDSAADGARVLRGGPESAEPGLSRQPREDSSASPERNCGARLGEPAGECPAPERRPRTFRRPGAKPQTRSSSPGAIGCGERRDKRRANQSSGCWRGRGAHRDAGGSGADGKQLSAASRAPGGQEGLPAPCGRRRRREPSAGGRTAPAARGEWRRRPGDEQRSPGAVTASCLKPHDGPRTRKNKTWDHFKSSRNLSRGEM; translated from the exons ATGAACCATTTAAGTCAATACGAAACACCAACAGTTTACACAG TCAAAACGACAAAACAACACGCTAACTTCCACATCCCCCTGGGCATCCTTTCGGAAACCCACCGCGCCCGCTGTCTCCCTGCCCTCCCCGCCGCCTCCTGtctcttgtctctgtctctgcctcccccACGCCCCCACCACGACTCCGCCGCCGACGGGGCCCGCGTCCTGCGCGGCGGGCCCGAGTCTGCGGAGCCGGGGCTGTCACGCCAGCCGCGAGAAGACTCGAGCGCCAGCCCTGAGCGCAACTGCGGAGCGCGGCTCGGGGAGCCAGCGGGAGAATGTCCGGCTCCGGAGCGGCGTCCGCGCACTTTCCGCCGCCCGGGAGCTAAGCCACAA ACCAGGAGCTCCTCGCCCGGCGCGATTGGCTGCGGGGAGAGAAGAGACAAGCGCCGGGCCAATCAGAGCAGCGGTTGTTGGCGGGGGCGGGGCGCGCACCGGGACGCGGGCGGGAGCGGCGCCGATGGCAAACAGCTGTCGGCGGCGTCGCGCGCACCCGGCGGGCAGGAAGGGCTCCCGGCCCCGTGCGGGCGGCGCCGGCGCCGGGAACCCTCTGCTGGAGGGAGGACCGCACCCGCGGCGCGGGGCGAGTGGCGCAGAAGGCCAGGTGACGAGCAGCGGAGCCCGGGTGCTGTCACAGCTTCCTGTTTAAAGCCTCACGACGGCCCACGCacgagaaaaaataaaacatgggacCATTTTAAAAGCTCACGAAATCTAAGTCGAGGAGAAATGTAA